Within the Mus caroli chromosome 10, CAROLI_EIJ_v1.1, whole genome shotgun sequence genome, the region ATActctaaaatatctttatttaattttcaaaatatattttgcttaGGCCTAAACCTTGTACAAAAGAACAAAGTGAATTTCAGCAGTCTGGAATGATAAAAATGTACTTTCTGGACTTTCTCCTTCAGACTGAGCAAGCTGCAGACACATTTAGACAAAGTGAGAACGTGTCTCCTTACAGTGCTAGATTTTCTCAGGGAGTAGTAGAGAGGGGCTGTTTATAAATTATGCTTCTAGCATGAAAAGAAAGTGTTAGATTTGATCTTGTACGTAAAAAAGCTCTATACCTAAGGGGATGAATTAATTCCTGTATTTAATTAGATGCAGTTCTTAGTAGACAACTTAAGCATTCACATTAGAATTTCACCTTGGATATTCTCagcatggtaaaaaaaaaaaaaaaatctcacaataGTTCTAGCAAATGATAAGCTTAGAGGGCATCAGTCTGGGAAAGTGACAAATGGCAAAGAAAAAGGTATTtcaaatatagaataaaaatttcTATGAATTGAAGACAAAAGTTTCTAACAATAAAAATTCATATTACTGCTTCAGGCCAAAAATCACTGACTATTCTATTTAAGCTATTAGATATAAGCACTTGTTATTATTGTAAATGACTAGACTTACCAGAAAAATGCCCATGGAGTCCAAGCTTATAGCTAGGCAGCACTTGACCATCTTTCTTGGCTCTAGTCATACCATGGAATGCTAAGATATCTGAAAGAGGAATCCTCCAGGAAACTTCATGAAACCATACATTTTGCATAGCATTCAGACATACTACAACCTTGGTGTACCCAAGAACTCTACTTCATAAAAGTGTTCAGAAAGGGTATTGAAGGTAACATTCCTGCCACACTGCCACATAAATGTCACCAGGTCCAAATATCTGTTGACAAGAGCcagagctaaaaaagaaaaaacaattaacTCAAAATAGAATGGTGTAGCACAGTAGTTCTTAACCTTGCTAGTGCTGTGACATTTTATAGcagttgctcatgttgtggtaaccaccaaccataaaattatttttgttatgacttcataactgtatttgctactattgtgaatcataatgtaaatctctacatttttctgatggtcttaggtgacccctgtgaaagggtcattccatACTCCAAAGGGGTTATGACCATAGGCTGACAAATTCTGGGCTAACTCATTATTTGTAATAAAATAGTCATACAAAGTAGACTATTTAGtctacttttaatattgtttgtaAGAAATTTACCCAGAACTGAGCAAGACAATGTACAAAGTTCCTGATAGCACTATCCATCTTTGAGAGGgctactgttatttttttaaatggggaaaaCGTGGTATTAACCACAAGGTTGCCTGGGACAGAACCCACTCAGCAGTAATCCTTTCTGTCAACTGGCTTcatcctttctgtctttccataATGGGCATATTTGCAATTTCttctccagaaaaagaaaaagaaaaaggaaaaggaaaggaaaaagaaaaagaaaaagacaaagaaaaaggaaaagaaaaaggaaaagaagaagaaaaagaagagaagaagaaaatggagaagaaagataCTTCTGATACAAAAAAGAAAGGTAAGGATTAGAAAATCTATCTAACACCTAAATCAAACAGTCCTAATTAATAGTGTTGCTGGGAAAGCAACTGTTTTCTAGAAAGGGATTCATTTGTTTGATTGTCACTGTTAGTCAAAATACTTGGTATTTTTGAATGTTCCAAATTGGATTTGAAGGAAACATGTAAAATCCTTTATTTCTGTATTcacttaaaaaatgaaatttgtctGTTTAGCTCAGGCTGATCATGAGTCTCATGCCTCAGAAACATGAAATTTCAAGGCTGTGTCAAGTCATCTGGCATCTTAACATTTGTTAAAATACTACTGTGATATTCTTCATTTtgcagtatacatacatacatatatacatagaaagagagaaagtgagaaagagtaGGGAGTAGGTATGTGGAGTATAGGTGTACATGTGACTAATAAAGATTATTATTTAgtttattcaattttattaaaactatCAAGATGTCAAATTATTTTATACTGTGAGAAGAGTACATGGAATAGTTTGCTATaccattcttattcttattcctCTCTTGACACTTGTTTATTCATATTAGTCTATTATTACCAAGATGTgttcagaaattttaaaattccaaatatatatCTGTGACCCAAGCCAGAGGGAACACTCAATTcattacttttaatatatttgagtTTATTCAGTAATTGTACAGCAATTGTTCTGCATTTAATATCTCTACCTTTGTTAAAGACTTGTTTTCCTTATCAAATTAAATCCCTTTATAGATAGACAGGAATCCTAAGCTTTTGGTGTGTTTAGAAGGTTCTAGTATAGAATCCACTTATTTAGGATTTTGGCTTAGACTTACAGTTTTCTTGACAAAGTAAACTGGTCACTATAATGGTAGTCATTTGTTCTCTAAAACATATAAGAATGAATTAGTTAGAGGCTTATAACATTCTTATTTTATCTGcagaaaaagaagtcaaaaagAAAAGTGAGGACATTACCATTGATGGGAAAGGCAAAGGTACTGctcttttctttgcttccctctgtTACCTTCCAAGATTTACTTCATGAATAATATTAGTGCATCAATATGCAGCTTGAATATTGGTATTCACACCTTTCCATGTGTAGCATGCCAAAACAGAAGTGTAGTAGAAAGTTCAATCTAcagatatagctgggtcttcaggtagaactatttccaattttctctggATCTGacagattgttttccaaagttgTTTTCTCAACTTGCAGTCCtgtcagcaatggaggagtattcttctttctccacatcctcaccagcatctgctgtcacctgtgttttctgaccttagtcattctgattggtgtgaagtggaatttAAGGGTCGTTTGAGGATTTTAAGGATTTTGAGCATTTCtttgccatttgagattcctcagttaagaattctgtatttagttctgtacccttttataatagggttatttgattcttgagttctttgtatattttggatattagccctctctcagaagtagggttagtaaagatcttttctcaatctctgTGTTACTGTTTTGTCCTAGTGACAGTATCCATTTGACAATCGTTGATCTTAGAGTATGAGCCTTTGGTGTTCTGTACAGGAAATGTAGAGACCACCTTTAGTAGATAGGTATGGCCTCCAgctgagggatggggctgcccaCCCATCTCCAAGTTTTTAACCCATAAATTTTCTTGTCCAaaaaaagacagggacaaaaaatagagcagagtctgaaggaatggcCATTCGGGGACctccccaccaggggatccatcttGTTTGCATACAATAAACCCGGACATTATTGCTGTTGccaagcttgctgacaggaacctatgTGGCTGCCCCCTGGTAGTTTCTGCCACTAACCAAAACAGATAAGGATGCTTAGagacaaccatcagactgagctcagggatcaCAGTGTGGGAGCTAGGGAAGGAATAAAGGAGCAGAGGGGtattgcaacaccataggaagaataatttcCACTGGCAGACCACCCAGGGCTCctagggactagaccaccaacaaAGGACTGTACAGGGAGGGCTCTATgcctccagatacatatatagctgAGGATAGACTTGCCtgacattaatgggaggggaggcccttggttctgtggaggtttgatgcttcagtgtagggggatgctagaatgGTAGGGCAGGAGtgaatgggtaggtgggggagcaccctcattgaggcaaaggggaagggagggagggcagatgtggtgtgagtgtatatgtgtaggcATAACCCGGAAGGGGGTATCATTTTAGatgtaaaaatatgaaatgattAATTAACAAAAAAGAAGTTGATGATTCAACTGTTGCACAGCTTAGATTTCTGcatttagttttgattttatggTATACAAACATAAACACTGGTTTCTATTCATATAGGACATAAATATACATGGAAAGTTGTCACTTCAACTATTACACTTTAGGGAcaaatatttcatcctaaataTTTCTTCTACTCATATCAGTGATGGTTGAAATTCTGCTTAGAGCTACTCCATTCTGGTGAGTTATGTAGTAATTGTCCTCCATTAAAATGCAAACACCCCAGGGACCTGTCTATTCAATGGGATAAAACCAAATTCTTCTCAGCTGTTAATGTGAGTTAATGAGATATCCATATTCTCTTGTGGTAACTGTAAACTGAATGCAACTCTCTGACAGTTTACACAATAGTTAGGTTTAAGTGAGGAGGCAGCCAACGAGAGGTCCAAGGTGGGACATAGGCAGGGAGGGCAGGCTGCACAGGATGGTGTTAGTAAAGTCCTTCTGTTCtcagggagaaagaggaataatAGTTTATGTGGATGGAGTCTAAAAAGGAGGCCATAGTATTGACTAAGTAATGACTCCTGTGAATGGAAAATAGAACTGATGGTATTTCTCCTACTGGGCTATAAACAGGGTGAAATATATCACACCCAGGGTTGCATGTGGCTTACAAGATAAGCAAAAAGGGATGGCAGAGGTTCAGTGAGACAGAGTTTTGTCCAGGAAATTTAAGACAAAACTTAAACTAAAGTCTGGCGACTTtaggtgtggggtgtgtgtgtgtgtttctatctgtCTGTATTCTGTCTCTATATATCTGTGAGCCCCTTACTCTTTGTTTCTAGttgtttctatctgtctgtctttctgtctcttcatttgtttctctgtctctgccagtaTCTCTATTCTTCTGtgtcaatctctgtctctctgtctgtctctctgtctctctgtctgtctgtctgtctgtctgtctgtctgtctgtctctctctctctctctctctctctctctctctctctctgttattgCTTTACTTTGTGTGTCATCTTTTGGTTTACTTAAACTGAGGCTGAAGGCTGAAATACATGTATATTCAATGATTCATGGGAAAAATATTAAACTCTGTGGTCTGAAGACTTATGACTTTAGTTTCACTTTTGCATAAAGGTGAAGTTCTTCATTATTGAGAACAACTGTCTAtggcagtttctttcttcaagccAAGGACCAAACTAAATCACTGCTGAACCAAACTAAACCATTGCTGAACACAATATAAGCCTATTCCGATGGAATTATAAAACACATTTGCACTTTTGAAACCATTTTTCCGTTGAAGGCTTTCATTAATTTTGGTCACATAAGATATCATTGAGTCTTATAAATTAATCTAACTTTGATGGAAACATGTATTTTTGATATTGTGTTTAAAAGCCCTTAACACTCaatttttatggtgtgtgtgggtgtgggtgtgtgtgtatgcatgtatgttcacACAGGGACAACTTGATTACTTTCTAAATGAATATTTCTTCTTACAAtaggataatattttcaaatttttcagGATTTGAAAACAAGTTTGAAACATTCTATCTTaggcttcttctccttctccttctccttctccttctccttctccttctccttctccttctccttctccttctccttctccttctccttctccttctccttctccttcgtttgtttttttgttttttttcgagacaggtttctctgtgtatccctggctgttctggaactcactttgtagaccaggctggccttgaactcagaaatccacctgcctctgcctcccgagtgctgtgattaaaggcgtgtgccaccactgcctggccatctTAGGTTCTTATTGCACTAGAAATGCAATAGAACTAATGAAAAAGTGAAGTATAACTTGAACTGTTAAGTAGCTGGCACTCTTTGCTTTCCTTCCATCTATGATGAACATCTAACATAAAGAAAGGGGAGGTTTTGTTTGCCTTACGTGTTCAGAGGTTTCAATACATTGTGGAGTGAGGCCAGATTAGAATTGTGtaacccactaaaatcaggaagcaCTGAGATAAGATGAATGTGTTAGCtatccttcttcttttttattctatcCATTCCCTAACTGCGGGGAAGTGCCACAGtaaattttcctttcttagtTAATCCTTTCTGGAAATACTATAACAGAAACACTAAGATGCTTATTAATctctcaggtgcttctcagtctaATTAAGTTGAAAATCCAACTTAATTCCAAATACTTATGCCATTTATTTCTGAAATAGTAAAGGTAATAAAGATATGAATATAACAGTTGTAGCTACAAAGAGTAGTGATTTAAAAAAGACAGAAGCCAGCCTTAAACACCTACTGAATACatgattattatattttactaaatataaattaattaaattaacttTTACATGCCTCacaagtttatttaaaatatagtatatattaaataatataataaataactataataatttatttgtacTGCAGTTTACTACTTTTCTTTTACTAAAAAATAGTCCAAggtttgaattctgtggactttGCTAGTAGTCAGTGTTAGGAGAAAATGCAAGCAGTGGCTCCTATGATACCACATTCCCAGCTTAACGTTTGTCATTAGTTGAGTCTCAGAATTTGAAAATCTACTATAGTTAACTATCATAGATACTTTACATTACATATTGAAAAATCTCCCTCAAAGTcgtacataataaaaacaaatcaagataTATTTCAATGGTTAAACAATACATTCCTAGTTAAGGAAATACTttgaaaaccacaaccaaacaaaagactCCCCAACCTTGTCCTGAACTTTGGGTGGGTGTTATGACTCATCTGCACCACTCTGCATGGTCACACATAAGATATTCTACAAGTGAGCTATACTGCACAGGGTGGCCTGGAGGATGTGAAGATTCTGAATTGAGAAATTGTTACTGAGTCATGAAACAACAGGCCAAAACCAACTGCAATGAGAACAATGCTCTCTTAACCACTATTGCCTAGGctagagaaagtgaaagagacaGATGTATTGATGTTCTCATTTGCTGAGCCAGTCATCTCTTTTGTGGGTCTGTTTCTGATTATTAGTTTCATGTATCTGGTTAGTGAGATACATTTAGTCTCTAATATTAAGTATAGCTGTAAATGAGCTCCGAATTTGCTTTAGAAATTCAATTTTCCCCACATCTTGGAAGAGTAGAACACAAGTAAAAGAGAATGGTCAAGGGATCCATACTAATGAGACTTTCAGGAATGACGGAGGAGATAAAGTTCATATAGAACCAAGGACACTTCCAGTTTCTAGTCAAGGACAAGAATCTAAGTACCTGTCCTGAGATAGTTTCTGAAGACCCGAATTGTAGGTCTTCTGATGGCAACCAGAGATTAGTCTGTTCTCTCCCAAACTGTAACTGACAACTCAGTCCATGAACATGATGAAATATGGTAATTTAAAAGCTCACAGGacagatttggggggggggtattcgAGACAGATTTTATTGCTGCTTATATTACCCTTTACTTAAACATTGTCCCACAAActcaataataaatgtaaaagaaaatgtgagaatAGAGTATactttatttcatgtttataaGTGGGTTCTTAAGAGGAAGGAAGTAGGCAGAGTTCCCATATAACAAGAGCAGTTTCCAAGAAACTGTTGGGGTTGGAGACTGACTGAGCAAGAACGCTTGTTCTTCCTGAGGATTAGAGTTCAGTTTAtagcacccatatggtgacttacaaccatcaaTAACTCCATGGAACTTGACATCATTATTTTTGATTCATAAGGGCATGTAGTAAACATGCAgtgtacatacatacgtacataaggcaaagcactcatacacattaaataaatgaataaacctgAAAATATGTAGTGATTAATAAGCCTCTTCTGGTTTGATTTATCAGATGTGACCTGGTCAAGTATGATTGGTCTACCCCTTAGGTGTCTATGCGCCTTCCCAATCCAAGTATTGCACTAGAGTTCATTCATACCTTTATTCATAGCCTCCAGGtaattctgttttttctttccttaaagaagaaaattatcaaCAAACCAGACTGCCTAGTATTTCTGACAGTCAGCTAAGATAGCACTAAGGGCATTGCTAGGATAGAATCTTTGTCATTTGGCCAAAGACTTTGATCAAAGTCCCTGTCCCTAAACAGCCCAAccaattatttctatttaaatggAATATAggtaatttctttcattatttagcattattatacagaaaagaaaataagagttttAGATGCCATGGCTCAAAATAGAATAATGTTTATCAATGTACGAATGGATAAagcaatgtggtacatttacacagtgaaatattatttagctgttaagaaatgaaataattaaattcacaggtaaatttaagaaaaaaaaaaactagaaaatttcCTCCTGAGTGATATATCATAGATCCAGAAATATCCAGGAAGACAAATGTACTTCCTaatgcagcagatgggaacataTACAAACAACCCACACCCAAACAATTTCTTAGAAATTGAGAGACCTGGGGACATTCACCCCTAAATGGGATGTCCTCACCTAATCACTCTGCTTAGGATCACAGAATTCTATAGAAGAAGAGACTGAAAAAATATACGACCCAGAGGGGGGAAGAACACCAAGAACACAAAGCCTTCTCAATATAACAGGACTGATGTACATacaaactcatagagactgaggcagcatacacagggccCAATTGGCTCTGCTCCAGACGGGTACAACCAAAAATAGAAGCAGACACATGTGCTCATTCCTAATTCAGAAGATGTCTCCAACTGATAACCtcttacaaatgaaaaattagttttctaaaAGGATGTCTCACtagggaaacaaactactcttaaaaGTAGGCAAACtttaatgtgagtgtgtgtgtatgtgtgtgtgtgtatacatacatatgcatatacctctaaatatgcatatatatatcacatattctgcacatatatgacatatttcaatattatatgcatataattttcaactctatatatgtatgtatgtatatatgtatatgcaccaaAGTCTCAGTGGCAAAACATGTATTTTCgataaaaaataatatacacatattatttcatatattatatcacatatgtgttttatattacataatatattttataataaatatattgtacatatatgcatataaaaaccTTACAggctttaagctctcaccttttttaatctcatctctagccctccttctcacCTCCCCCCCAACATGGCCATGGgcggcctctccctctctcattctaccttctctcttttccccccacCTTTCTACactaaagctctaaaaccataaaaaggtCATTTGCTTATATAGCTTCTGGTTTTGAGATTTTTGTGGGATTCTTGTGTGGGcaaatatgtgtgtctctgtgtttatatGAGTTTTTTGtgcctttttggtttttttcttccgTTTGTTTTGTCATATCtagatttgtttctttatatatcttcCTTGGTGACCTCATATAATCTCGTGGGTTTAGTGCCATATGTGTGACAATAAATCACAAATATCTGTCACTAACTTTGAACTTTAACCTTATATACCCAACTGACTAGTCATCATCTCTCTTTAAATGTCCATTCATCATCACTGTTCACAGAgttttaaataaaccttttaaacaCTCTTATTTGAATGTTGTCAACTATCAAAAGAatcttttcctttaatgagtagaTTAACACTACTTTTATCTAATTCCTAGATACAGGTCCAGTATTTTCACTTCATTAATACATTTCTTAAACCCTTTTAATTTCATCTTTGAAATATGCCATGTACCAGATATCGTTTTATGGCTGGTAAGAATCACCGCAGCTAGAAACCTCTGTAATTTGACTCCACAGCCGTGTTATACTTTTGCAATATCTACTCcttaaaatttccaaatacaaCAGAACTTATTTCAAGCATAatgaattttagtcatttttactCCCATTCTTTTTCAACCCTTTCCTCTTTTGTTGTGAGATTTCCCCCCAAATCCTATTCTCCTTTTATGCCTTCTTTTAGTGTGTGTTTCTTGTCTAAGCACCACATGTCACTACTGCTTGGGTAATGTGGCTGAGAGACTCCTGCTGCCAACTTGAgcacttcattttcatttctccctttATAGAGACTTCCTATATCTCTCAAAATAAATTCTCTTCTACACTGATATAAAAGGCTATTCATGAGCTGATGGAGCATACAATTGCAGATTCCAGCAAGACAGCTTTTATCCTACAGTAAGGCCATTAGCTGAGGTTCTAATCACATTTTTGGAGTATCCAATCATTTGACCAAATTGCTTCCATTTATAACAGAACCTTCAATTTCAGCATTTAGATTTCAAAAGCACATGAAAgttttaatttgtcattttaaCTAAATTTTAGCTTCACTCAAATGTTATCAAACTGACATCTGAAATCTTTTAACAAGTCATTTCTAAGAAATGATAGAGAGAAAGATAATATATGAGttctattttcttgcttttatacTGTTAGAGAAAAACATAGAGCATATGTAAAACAGGCATGCATTCAACTTTGCTCTAAAATGGTCTCAGTGAAAAATAAGTAGGCGCGAGGGTGGGGAAAACACCATGAAAGAAGGATgtacacagtcagctattggatggaacagagggcccccaatggagaagcaagagaaagtacccaaggcactgaagggatttgcaaccctgtaggtggaacaacaatatgaactaaccagtacacccctccaccccccagagctcgtgtctctagctgcaattTTAGCAGAtgttggcctagtcagccatcattgggaagagaggccccttggtcttgcaaacttcatgtgccccagtacaggggaaacaccaggaccaagaagtggtagtgggtaggtaggggagctggggatgggagggtatagtggacttttgggatagcatttgaaatgcaaatgaagtaaatacctaataaaaattggagaaaaaaaataaaaaaaataaagaaggtcAGGATAATCAATTTGTAATGGGGGAAGAAAAAGCTGCTAAAAACCACCTTATCCATAATATGCAAGAAGAGCATGTGGTGTTTGTAACTCAAGACACACAGAACACAGTACAGCAATACCAGACATTAACAGCTGTTGCCAAATGAAAAGCTAATGACTAAACTAGAACAGACGAGTCAATTTGGTAATAGGTAGTTATCACGATTGCTCCTCAACTTTTCTGTATTCTCATCTTATAAATTTGATGAATGAATTTCTCCCTAATCACCATTCATTTAGATATCACTCAGCCCACAGTGGTAGAAACATGACATCAGATgaactggcagagactctcaggagacactatatcaggctcctgtcagcaagcacttgttggcatctacaatagtatatgggtttggtagttgtatatgagatggatccccatgtggggcagtctctggatggtcattccttcagtatctgctccacactttgtctctctaactccttccatggctattgTGTTCCCGCTTCTAAGAGGGACTAAAGTATccttacttcttcttgagtttcatgtggtttgtgaattgtgtgttgggtattttgagcttctgggctaatatccacttataagtgagtgcatatcatgtgtgttcttttgtgattgggttatcttactcaggatgataacctccagacccatccatttgcccaagaatttctttttctttttatttttctttttttataaacaaaaataatgttttacttGAGAtacttggcttttgttttattgccaATATCAGTAATATTTGAAGCAAATATGCAATATCATCTGTGGAAGCAAGGAACATTAGCAACTTTTGTCAGATTTGATCCTGCCTTTAACTGACTTCTTTTACAAAGGATCCAGGCTCTCATTCCTTCTGCAGGAGCCTGATTAACAAATTGCTGATTGCAGTTTCCTTTTCCTTGTACATGGTCCTGCCAATTGTACAGTGACTACATTTAACTCATGTTAACCTTGATGTGAAGGTCTTCCTCAtataactttgtttctttttttttccaattttttattagtcattttcttcatcattgggaagaggggctccttggtcttgcaaactttatatgccccagtactggggaataccagggccaagaagtgggagtgggtgggtaggagaccagggtgggggtggggcggaaAGCAAGGTATGGGGggctttcagaatagcatttgaaatgtaaatgaagaaaatgcctaagaatttcttaattcattgtttttaatagctgagtagtactccattgtgtaaatgtaccacattttctgtatccattcctctgttgagggacatctgggttctttccaacttctggctattataaatgaggttGCTATGAACTTAATGAAACgggtgtccttattatatgttgaagcatcttctggttataagtccagaagtggtattgctgggacctccagtagtactatgttcacttttctgaggaaacaccaaactgatttccagagttgttgtatcAATttacaatcccatcagcaatggaggactgttctttctccacatcctcaacagcatctgctgtcatctgaatttttgatcttagtcattctgactgatgtgaggtggaatctcatggttgttttgatttgcattttcccaatgactgagaatgttgaacatttagtTAGGTGCTTCTAAACCATttattattcctcagttgagaactcactgtttagctcagtaccccatttttaatagggtggtttggttctcttgagtctaactccttgagttctttgtatatattggatattatccctctatcagatttaggattggtaaagatcttttcctaatcagttggttgcctttttgtattattagaagtgtcctttgctttagagaagctttccaattttatgagatctcatttgttaactcttgatcttacaggacaagtcattggtgttctgttcaggaaatttcccctgtgcccatatgttcaagtctcttccccactttctcctctataaggttctgtgtatctggttttatatggaagTCCTAGATCCACTTGAACTTGGgctttgtacaatgagataagaatggatcaattcacattcttctacatgttaactgccagttaagccagcactatttgttgaaaatgctatcttttctccactagatggttttagctcctttgtcaaagattgaTAGAAAGCTCATATACAcgtagaagctgaac harbors:
- the LOC115032168 gene encoding triadin-like, whose amino-acid sequence is MGIFAISSPEKEKEKGKGKEKEKEKDKEKGKEKGKEEEKEEKKKMEKKDTSDTKKKEKEVKKKSEDITIDGKGKEPGKPPETKQMTAKLTTQASARKDEKKEGMF